One Neodiprion pinetum isolate iyNeoPine1 chromosome 1, iyNeoPine1.2, whole genome shotgun sequence genomic window carries:
- the LOC124211911 gene encoding neuronal calcium sensor 1-like gives MSDSEDAGSDGSQQRLHRPSLSRKMRRSIRKVKKSIQKMTVDDGEEETKPIHVVPERLAALSIRTGFSRNEICKIYRAFKQHCPGGAATPNDLRPAYAKLFPLGDSTKYAQVVFNTFDTNKDGLVSFGDFLTGLSLIVKGTAEEKLSWIFGLYDMNGDGHITRHEMLFIVSAIYEMVRTSQTIQRAVNRHVDRLFEKMDLNKDGVISREEFMTSCMNDQSICTQLTVFDDLW, from the exons ATGTCGGACAGCGAGGATGCAGGAAGTGATGGGAGCCAACAACGATTGCACCGTCCGAGTCTCTCGAGAAAAATGCGGAGGAGCATCAGGAAGGTCAAGAAAAGCATCCAAAAAATGACAG TGGACGATGGCGAGGAGGAAACCAAGCCAATCCATGTGGTACCGGAACGATTGGCAGCCCTGTCGATCCGCACTGGTTTTTCAAGGAATGAGATCTGCAAGATTTACAGGGCTTTCAAGCAGCATTGTCCGGGCGGTGCTGCGACCCCAAACGACCTAAGGCCGGCTTACGCGAAGCTTTTTCCACTTGGAGATTCCACTAAGTACGCTCAAGTAGTATTCAACACCTTCGATACGAACAAAGACGGCCTCGTGAGCTTCGGCGACTTTTTGACTGGCCTGTCTCTGATCGTGAAAGGAACCGCCGAGGAGAAGTTGTCCTGGATTTTCGG ATTGTACGACATGAACGGCGATGGTCACATAACGAGGCACGAAATGTTGTTCATAGTATCGGCGATTTACGAGATGGTGCGAACAAGTCAAACTATACAACGCGCGGTGAACAGACACGTTGACAGACTTTTTGAGAAAATGGATCTGAACAAGGATGGCGTGATATCTCGGGAGGAGTTTATGACGTCATGTATGAAT GACCAAAGTATATGCACGCAGCTGACGGTCTTCGACGATCTTTGGTAA
- the Sec20 gene encoding vesicle transport protein SEC20, with translation MMNSEEHLLDLVRQEIVNNNLQVKAIIQDIQNCTESTELLNELNAKGRAKIAALRSSIERLESLAFQERSDKRKLEIYSEIESHKSQLTITLAAFRNANVVSACVIDRMAKDELLGMPDGHQSALRKRRDKQALINMSGGVTDKLLGISRHLAETTQKSAYTLDTLITSSEKVTGTKDELEHQQQVIVQSGKLLGKYGRRELTDKALLVLAFAFFLACVFYILQKRLL, from the exons ATGATGAATTCTGAGGAACATTTGCTGGACTTGGTGCGACAGGAAATTGTCAATAACAATCTACAAGTGAAAGCTATTATTCAG GATATTCAAAATTGCACCGAATCGACAGAGTTATTGAACGAGCTAAATGCAAAAGGCAGAGCAAAAATAGCGGCCCTGCGATCAAGTATTGAGCGTTTGGAGAGCTTAGCGTTCCAAGAACGCAGCGATAAACGGAAATTGGAGATTTATTCAGAAATAGAGAGTCATAAAAGTCAGTTGACTATTACCTTAGCCGCCTTTCGAAACGCTAATGTTGTCAGTGCCTGTGTTATCGACAGAATGGCTAAGGATGAATTATTGGGGATGCCCGACGGACATCAGAGTGCATTACGAAAACGGCGAGATAAACAAGCACTGATAAATATGTCAGGCGGCGTTACCGACAAGTTGTTAGGCATCTCTAGGCATCTGGCGGAAACCACTCAAAAAAGCGCTTACACCTTAGACACCCTAA TTACGTCGTCGGAGAAAGTGACCGGGACGAAAGATGAGCTTGAACATCAGCAGCAGGTAATAGTGCAGTCTGGAAAGCTCCTGGGAAAATATGGTCGGCGCGAACTTACCGATAAAGCGTTGCTAGTTCTAGCATTTGCATTTTTCTTAGCCTGCGTATTTTACATTCTTCAGAAACGATTGCTCTGA